The DNA segment ACGCGTTCGAAGTCTCTAGCCGTGCCCGTTTTCCAGCGGACCTTGGTTTGCAACAACGGCTCTTCTCGCCATGCGTAATCACCGTTAAGGGTGCGCCAGGCAGCAGCATCGGCGTCGTAGAAGACTGGGACCTCATCCTCAATGATGTCCGCCTCGCCGGGTGTCTGGATTTTCATGCGCACATAGTAACGAGTGTGCTCCTCAATGATGTCATCCAACGGCACCGTGACCTCCACTCTCGGTACCAGAGGCTGACGTTGTATGCCCTCAACGACCCGCGTTGGCAGGGGCGGGCTGCTGATCATGGTGAGAGAGGGATTGCCGCCGCGCAGCCCGAAACGCAACTCGATGTCCCAGTAGCCGTCTTCGGTCGCCTTCAGGAACGGCCCCCACTCGCGTGGATCGTCTGCCGAGCGAATCCGCAGTTGCTGCTCGTGCTCCAGCCACTCGACCCGATACACATCATGGCGGATGTTGACATACAGTTTGCCGTTGTCCAGGAAGGTGCCTTTACCGCCGCCGGCGACGCGCACCGCAGAGGACGCTTTGAGCTGGGCGAGTCGGTTGCGCAGTTCCGGTTGCAGGCTGTCGAGTTGTGGTCGTTGCACTTTTAGCTCGTCGATCAACGGCCAGTTAGCGTGCGGTGCGGCTTCAGGGGCTACCTGCTGTGCGCTTTCGGCCTGACGCTGCTGGGCACGCTCTACGGCCTCTGTCGCAGCCAGCTGCTCTTCGCTGAGCACTACCTTGGACCTGGCAAGCTGTGACGCTTCACCGATCAGTGGCAGCGCATTGAGCAGTCCGAACGCCACTCGACCGATGCCTTCGACCGTTTCCTGCTCATTCTTGGCTGCGCTGATCTCGCCCACGCCCACCGCTAGCAGGCCAGCGCCGAGTACCGCGACTAGCGGTGCCAGCTCCGGCAGCGCCAGGGCAATTGCGCCGATGACATTGACCGTCACCTCCAGGCCTTGCGCCAGCTGCTTGCGGTAGTACTCGCTTTGAGTGGCGATGTCGTGTCTGGCATCGGCGTAGAAACGTTGCTTGATCTGCCTGCGCATAGAGGTGAAGGGATACGGATACAGGGTTGGGCCAAAGCTGATGATTTTGTCCGGCACCCACAGCCCAGTGGCCTGGTCGAGTATGCGCGGATAGGCAGCCACGCCTCGAAGAGCAGTATCCACACCGCTGAGAAACGCGCCATCGAGCCGATCCGCAGAGCTGAAGTGGCTGGCCAGGGAAGCTCGTTTGTGTGGGTCACGACATTGCTGCTGCAGCCATATGCGCAGCTCATGTGTATTGGTGAAACCATGCAGGGGCGAGGAATTACCGGGGATGTACAGCACCACGTCGGTTTTGCGCTTGTCACCGAATACCATGATGTCTGACGCGGCATAGCCATAGATGCGTAGTTCAACGATCGTATGATGAGTTGAAATCGGGTTGTCGGCAAAGTAGCGATAGGAGGTGTTTTCCCAGCTGGTATTGGGGTGAAGCATCATGCTCTTGAGCACCAGTGCCGAATGCTCGGCGCTCAGCGAGCCCTCGTCACGTTGCAGCAGCGCGGCGTGCACCACATTGCCCTTGAGCATCAGGTGATAGGTACTTTCGTGTTCGGTCCAGAAGCGGTTGAGGTGGGTCAGATAATGCGCTTGCAACTGCGCATTCCAAACGAATTCGAGAAACGCTCTTGGGTCCAGGTCTACCTGGTTCCAGGCGTCGTAAACCTGCGGCGAGCTACGCCGGTACACGCCATCGTATGAGCGCGAATCGGCCAATTGGCCGTCGCTGAGGTTTACCAGTCTGCTAACCGCATAGCCGTTCTTGCTCCAGGTCATGGGGTAGCCGAGGTGATCTGACCATGAGCCACTGCCCCGTTGCTGCCAGTTGCCGATCAATGCTTGCGGCAGGGTCATGGCATGGGCCACCTGTGCCTGCCATGGGCCTGGGGTGATGTTAACCAGGTGCAGGTAAAGCGTGGCCAGGATCAAATCTTCTGGATCATCGTCTATGCCGTGCTGCTCAAGGTATTTGCGAATCTGCTGGTCGGCGTAGGCCTGGGGTGTCTCTAGGCTCACCTGTTCCCGGTCGAATACTTGCTTGATCGACAGCAGCACATCTTCATCCTGTTCGGGCGCGGCGGGAATAATCGATAGCAAAGCGTGCTGGCCGCGGCTGAAGGAGGTGTCGGGCTGGGTAGCGGGTTCGGGCGAGAAGGGCTCACCCAGTGCAGGGTACTCTGGAAAAGTCGGCTGGTAGCTCACGTCGGTCTTCCTGAATAACGACTAGGGAAGTTGAGCGTGTGCTGGTTGGGCAAGCTGTGCGCGGCAGATAGTTACCGCACCTTTGTCCGGTGATGGCGAACGAATGCTGTCATGCCCAGACGCCATTTGCTTGGCCAAATTGTCCCGCCAGACGCGGCCTGACAGTGTAATCTTAGCCCTCGCGATTTTCGTCAAGCGAGTCGCCCACTCCCCCCTATGGACAGCAATCGGTTCAATTCATGAAGAAATCAGTAGGCATCCTTTCCGGCCTGGCGGTCGCCATCGCCGTCGCAGTCACCGCTGGCGCCTGGTACACCGGCAAGCAACTGCCTGCCCAGTTGGACAGTTCCGTCAGCCGTGCCAACCAAGAACTGAAGAAGGCCGTGGCCGGCACGGGCGGCAGCATGACCCTTGAGCTGGCCTCGTTGGAGCAGCACTTCTTTACCAGTACTGCGCATTACCGGCTCAAGGCCAAGGACGTGTGGCTGGGCGAGGGCGCGCCACTGAGCTTTGACGTGGGTCTCGTCGACCAGATCGAGCACGGCCCGTTTCCGTGGTCGCGGGTCAAGGCATTGAAGTTGATGCCGGTCCTGGCCACCAGCAACAGCGCGCTGGAGAAAGATGACTTCACCGCCGCCTGGTTCGCCGCAGCCGGCGATCAGCCGCCAGTGACCGGCCAGGTCAGCCTCGGCTACGCCGGGAGTATCGACAGCGATATCCGCCTGGCGCCGCTCAAACTCAACGAAGACAACGGCAACACCCTGGACTTCTCCGGCATGCAGTTGCAGCTTAGCGGCGATGAGCAAGGCAAGGCGGTGAAGATCCACGGCACAGCCGAGCGCCTGGAAATGAAACTGGTCGGTGATGATCATCCGCCCGCTACGTTCAAGTTCGAAGGCCTGAAGATCGGTGGCGACCTGGCCAGCACCGGCCATGACTTGGTGTATGTCGGTAACCTTGACCTGGCCCTGGCACAAGCCCAGGCAACCCTGGGGCCTAAGCAAGAGGTGCTGCTGCTCAAGGGGCTGGAGCAGAACAACCTGTACAGCGCCGAAGGCCCGGACACCATGGGCGGGCGCATCGAGTACAAGGTCAACGACATCAGCTATGCCGGGCGTGCGGTTGGCAGTGGGCAGATGGTGGTGACGGTCAAGTCGCTCGACATTCCGGCATTCCAGTCGTTGGCCGAGTGGTACCAGACCAAGCTGCCTGAAGTGCAAGAAATGCAGCAAGCCCAGGCGGCCGGCCAGCCATTCCCGACCTTCGACATGACCGAAGAAGAGAAGGCCAAGGTGCAGGCCGACTTGCAGAAGATCCTCGCCGCCAAGCCGAAGCTGGCGCTGGAACAACTGTCGTTCAAGACGGCCAATGGCGAGAGCCGTTTCAGCCTGGCGCTGGATTTCTCCAACCCAAGCTCGTTCGACCTGCCGCCTGATCAACTGGGCAAGCAGCTGGTCAGCCAGTTGAAGAGCCAGCTGTCGTTGTCCAAGCCGATGATCGGCGACTTGGCAACGCTGCAGGCGCTGCTCGAAGGGCAGACCGACGCCCAAGCGATTGCCCAGCAATCGAGCCAGGCAGGCGAGATGGTCGGCATGATGGCGCTGCAAAGTGGCATGGCCACAGTGCAGGGCAATGACGTGGTGTCCAACTTGCACTATGCCGACGGCATGGTCGACTTCAACGGCAAGAAGATGACGGTCGAGGAGTTCGCGATGATCCTCGGTGCGCACCTGGCCGCGCTGTCGCCGCAAGGCTGATTGGCAGGCAAACCGCTTCCCACAGCAATGGCGCTAGCCGGTCGGTCAACGCCAATCCTGTGGGAGCGGGCTTGCCCCGCGATGAGGCCACAACGGCTGGCATCACCAACTGCTGGCTGGCCCCGGGGCGACTGTCACAAAAATCGCTTTTGCATTGACCTGATTGTCTGTAGCCTTCGGCGCGATAATAATCCGCGCCCGCAGAGGGCCGCGACGGCATGCCTGCCGTCCGGCACCACTAGCCGATCTGCCAGGGCCGGGTGATACACTCGACTGACGCGCACGCGCGCCCGCAGGTCCAGCGATCATGACCCAGATTTCCGAACGCCTGTTGGTTCAAGCCCACCTTGATGCCAAGCAGCCCAACCCCCTGACCCCCGCGCAGGAGGCCGAGTACCGTGCGGCCATCGCCGCCGAACTCAAGGCCCAGAACGCAGTCCTGGTCGCCCATTTCTACTGTGATCCGGTGATCCAGGCGCTGGCCGAAGAGACCGGCGGCTGTGTGTCCGACTCCCTGGAAATGGCCCGTTTCGGCAAGAACCACCCCGCCGACACGGTGATTGTCGCCGGCGTGCGCTTCATGGGCGAGACCGCCAAGATCCTCACCCCGGAAAAACGCATCCTGATGCCAACCCTGGAAGCGACCTGCTCGCTCGACCTGGGCTGCCCGGTGGAAGAGTTCTCGGCGTTCTGCGACAAGCACCCCGAACGTACCGTGGTGGTCTATGCCAACACCTCGGCAGCGGTCAAAGCGCGGGCCGACTGGGTCGTGACTTCCAGCTGCGCGCTGGAAATCGTCGAGACCTTGATGGACAACGGCGAAACCATTATCTGGGGTCCAGACCAGCACCTGGGCCGCTACATCCAGAAAAAAACCGGCGCCGACATGCTGCTGTGGGATGGCGCGTGCATCGTTCACGAAGAATTCAAGTCGCGCCAGCTGGCCGACATGAAGGCGCTGTATCCCGATGCGGCGATCCTGGTACACCCGGAGTCGCCCGAGTCGGTGATCGACCTGGCCGATGCGGTGGGCTCCACCAGCCAGCTGATCAAGGCCGCGCAGACCCTGCCGAACAAGACCTTCATCGTCGCGACCGACAGCGGCATCTTCTACAAGATGCAGCAGCTGTGCCCGGACAAGGAGTTCGTTGCCGCGCCGACGGCGGGCAATGGTGCCGCGTGCCGTAGCTGTGCGCATTGTCCGTGGATGGCGATGAACACGCTGGAGCGTACCCTTGATTGCCTGCAGAAGGGCACCAACGAGATCTTCGTTGATCCGGCGTTGATTCCGCGAGCGATCAAGCCGCTCAACCGGATGCTCGATTTCACCCAGGCAGCGCGGTTGAAGCTATCGGGTAACGCCTGAGGTCTTCAGTAAGCAATCGCGGGGCAAGCCCGCTCCCAAGCTCACCCAGTATCGTAGGGTGAGCGTGGGAGCGGGCTTGCCCCGCGATGGGTTGTAGAGCCTTAGCGCATCATGTCCTTGACCATCCGCTGCTGCTCCAGGATCTGCCGCTGCCGGGCATCGATCTGGGAGGCCAGCGGGAAGTTGCTCCCCGCCCGGCGCTTGGCGAAATCAAGCTGCTGCACCGCCTGATCAAAGTCACCCACCAAGGTGAAGTACTCGGCGCGTGCCCGATGCAAGCCAATGGTATTGCCCGACAGCCCACGCACCTCAGCCACCTCGTACCAGACATCCGGATCATCCGGACGCTTCTTGACCAGGTCATCCAGCACCTTCTGCGCTTCAGCCGGCTTATTCTGCTTGATTAGCAAATCAGCCCGCGCCTGCTGCAGGGGATAGTTGTTCGGATACAGCCCGCGTAACTTTTCAATGCGCTGTTGCGCATCGGCCAGGCGGTTGTTGGTGATGTCCAGGTCAACCTGGGCCAGGTTGTAGGTGATGTCGTTAGGCGCCTTGGCCAGCAGCGGCTTGAGGTTCTCGCGCGCTTCGTTGAGCCGCCCACCCTTGATCTGCGCCAGGGCCAGGCCATAGCGTGCAGCATCCAGGTTAGGGTTTTGGTCGAGCTGGTCGCGGAAGCGCTTGGCTGCCAGCCCCGGTGTTTCCTCATAGGTCAAGGCGACGCGGGCGCGGATCAACTGATAGCGCAGGCTGTCTTCAACGCCGCCTTTGGGCATCTGCTCGGCACGGTTGCGGGTGTCGGCGATACGCGACTCGGTCACCGGGTGAGTCAGCAGGAACTCCGGCGGCTTGGCACCGTAGCGATACTGACGGGCCAGACGCTCGAACATGCTCGGCATGGTGCGCGGGTCGTAGCCGGCTTTTTCCAGGTTCTGGATGCCGATGCGGTCGGCTTCCTGCTCGTTCTGTCGGGAGAAACGCCGTTGCTCCTGGATTGCCGCCGCCTGGGTGCCAGCGATCAAGCCAATGCCGGCGTCACCACCACCGCCCGCCGCCAGGACGATACCGGCCAGCAGTGCGGCCATCATCGGCAGCTGCATGCGCTGTTGCGCCTCGACCCCACGGGCAAAGTGGCGTTGCGACAAGTGCGCCAGTTCGTGCGCCAGTACCGAGGCGTATTCACCTTCGCTCTGGGCATTGAGGAACAGTCCGCCGTTGACCCCGACGATCCCGCCTGGGGCGGCAAACGCGTTGAGCTCACGGCTGTCGATCAGGATGAATTCCAGGCGCCGGTCTTGCAGCTGGCTGGTTTCGGCCAGCTTGTACACGCTGGTTTCGACGTAGTCCTTGAGCTGCGGGTCGTTCAGCTGCCTGACGTTGCCGCGCAGCAAGCTCAGCCAGGCGCGGCCCAGCTCATGCTCCTGCTGTGGGGAAACGATCGCGGAACTGGCATCGCCCAGTGACGGCAGGTCGTCAGCATGGCCGGGCAGGGCCAGCAGGCAGGCCAGCGTCAGCAGGGTGGGGCGCAGTAGATTCATGCACGAAGCTCGCGTCGGATCAAAGTCCGTACTGTAGCTGGCTCACACCTTGGCGACCAGTGGCGGTATCCTACGAGTCTTGTCTGCCATGCACTGTTGCCCTCGCCAGGAGCCCCGCGAATGATCGATAGCCTGACCTGCGACGCCGAACTCGACGCCAGTGGTCTGAACTGCCCATTGCCGCTGCTCAAGGCCAAGATGGAACTCAATCGCCTGGCCAGTGGCGCGGTGCTCAAGGTGATCGCCACCGATGCAGGTTCGCAGCGCGACTTCAGCACTTTTGCCCGCTTGTCCGGTCATACCCTGCTGCATGAAACAGCCGAGTCCGGCATCTATACCTACTGGCTGCGCAAGGCCTGAGTTTTTCTCCCAAGGATCGTCAATGTTCAAAGTGCTTCGCGACTGGATGCAGCGCTACTTCTCCGACGAAGAAGCGGTGGTGCTGGCGGTCCTGCTGGTCCTGGCCTTCACGGCGGTATTGACCCTCGGCGGCATGCTCGCCCCGGTGCTGGCGGGTTTGGTCCTGGCGTTTCTGATGCAGGGGCTGGTCAATGCCCTGGAACGGCTGAAAGTCCCTAGCCGGTATGCCGTGGGGCTGGTTTTCGCCCTGTTCATGGGCGCCCTTGGGGTGTTCCTGCTGGTGCTGGTGCCGTTGCTCTGGCACCAGCTGATCACCCTGTTCAACGAGTTGCCGGGCATGCTCGGCAAGTGGCAGTCGTTGCTGTTGCTGCTGCCGGAGCGCTATCCGCACCTGGTGTCCGATGAGCAAGTGCTGCGCGCCATCGAGTCGGTGCGTGACGAGATCGGCAAGTTCGGCCAATGGGCGCTGACCTTCTCGCTGTCGAGCCTGCCGCTGCTGGTCAACGCGATGATCTACCTGGTGCTGGTGCCGATCCTGGTGTTCTTCTTCCTCAAGGACCGCGAGTTGATCGCGCGCTGGGTCAGCGGTTATCTGCCGCGTGAGCGCAACCTGCTGACCCGGGTGGGCGATGAGATGAACCGGCAGATCGCCAACTATATTCGCGGCAAGGGCATCGAAATCCTGATCTGCGGGATTGCCACCTACATCGCCTTCATCAGCCTGGGTCTCAACTATGCGGCGCTGCTGGCGTTGTTGGTGGGGCTGTCGGTGGTGGTGCCGTACGTAGGGGCGGTGGTGGTGACCGTGCCGGTGACCTTGATCGCGCTGTTCCAGTGGGGCTGGGGCGACCAGTTCATCTACCTGATGGCGGTGTACGCAATTATCCAGGCGCTGGACGGCAACGTGCTGGTGCCGCTGCTGTTCTCCGAGGCGGTGAGCTTGCACCCGGTGGCGATCATCTGTGCGGTGTTGCTGTTTGGCGGGCTTTGGGGGTTCTGGGGGATCTTCTTCGCCATCCCGCTGGCGACCTTGTTCAAGGCGGTGCTGGATGCCTGGCCCAAGCAGGAGCCGGCGGTGGCGCCGTTGCTGTAATAGCTGGGGCGCCTCGCGGGCAAGCCCGGACACAGGGTTCAGTGCCGTGATTGTGGGAGCGGGCTTGCCCGCGAAGCGGCCCCAGTCGATCTCAAGCTTTGTTCAGATCCTGAGCCGCGGCCAGCACGGCATCCACATGCCCCGGCACCTTCACGCCACGCCACTCCTGACGCAGCACGCCATCCTTGTCGATCAGGAAGGTGCTGCGATCCACGCCCAGGTATTCCTTGCCATACAGCTTCTTGAGCTTGATCACATCGAACAGCTGGCACAGCGCCTCGTCCTTGTCGCTGATCAGTTCAAAGGTGAAGCCCTGTTTGGCCTTGAAGTTCTCGTGCGACTTGATGCCATCGCGCGACACGCCAAACACCACCGTGTTGGCAGCCTGGAACGCCGCGTGCTGGTCGCGAAAGCCCTGGCCCTCGGTGGTGCAGCCTGGGGTGCTGTCCTTGGGATAGAAGTACAACACCACCTGCTTGCCTTTCAGCTCAGCAAGGCTGACGGTCTGGCCACTGGTGGCCTGGGCCTGGAAGTCGGCAACGGGTTGGTCGAGTGCTACGGCCATGGGAGTTTCCTTACATCGGGTTCTGTGGGCGCCACGGTTCGATCAGCGCATCCAGGTTCAGGGCGTCGGCAAAGTCCAGGAACTGATCGCGCAGCCAGCTGATCTGGGTGCCGGCTGGCAGGATCACGGTGAACTGGGCGTTGAGCATGCTGCTGCCAGTCTGCGGCGCCAGGTAGGTGTCGCAGGTCATCGCTTCGAGCTCGACGCGGTGGTCGAGGAAGAACTGGCACAGCTCATTGATGATGTCCGGGCGATAGGCGGCGCTGACGTAGGCCACATAAGGCAGGGCCTGCGGGCGCACTTCCTGGTCGGCGCTGCGCACCACATCCAGGGTCAGGCCGTGCTTCTTGCCCAGGCCCGGCAAAATGGCTTCAAGGCGCGCCAGGGCGTCCCAGCTGCCGCCGACCTGCAGCACCAGGGCGCTGGTTTCGCCATGGCGGGACAGACGCGAGGTGACCACTGCGCAACGATTGTCGAACGCGGCGCGGCTAAGGACGTTGGCCAGCTCCATCGGGTTGGGGCCCAAGGCACTGATGACAAGGAATTGTTCGCGGACTGTGGGGGTGGACATGCAGCATTCCTAAAGCGATGAGCGGTCGGGGCAGGACGGGGGCTAGCCTCCTTTTGCGCAGGGTTCCAGGCCGGTAAAGGCGGTCATGGACGCACGTGGGGAGCACTGTCGACGGCCCGACGGGCCGCGCTGCACCGATCAAAGGATCAAGGGTAGCGAAAAGCAGCGCCGAGGGGAATGCTCCGCCCGCCAGCTTCGCTTGTGCAAGGCCGATGGCGCCAGTACCATTACCGCTCTCTTTTTCCGGCAGGAGCAGTTACATGATTGCGGGCAGTATGGTGGCATTGGTCACACCCATGGATGCACAAGGGCGTCTTGATTGGGACAGCCTCGGCAAACTTGTAGACTTCCACCTGGAAAAAGGCACGCATGCAATCGTCGCTGTCGGCACTACCGGTGAGTCGGCGACCCTGAGTGTCGAAGAGCACATTCAGGTCATCGAGTTCGTGGTCAAGCGGGTCGCTGGGCGCATCCCGGTCATCGCCGGTACCGGGGCCAACTCCACCTCCGAAGCCGTGCACCTGACCCAGAACGCCAAGAACGCTGGCGCCGACGCCTGCCTGCTGGTGGTGCCGTACTACAACAAGCCGACCCAGGAAGGCTTGTACCAGCACTTCAAGCACATCGCCGAAGCCGTCGACATCCCACAGATCCTCTACAACGTACCCGGCCGCACCTCCTGCGACATGCAGGCCGAGACGGTGATCCGCCTGTCGACCGTGCCGAACATCATCGGTATCAAGGAAGCCACTGGCGACCTGGACCGCGCCAAGGCCATCGTCGATGGCGTCAGCAAAGACTTCATCGTCCTGTCCGGCGATGATCCGACTGCAGTCGAGCTGATCCTGCTGGGCGGCAAAGGCAACATCTCCGTTACTGCCAACGTCGCCCCGCGCGAAATGGCCGATCTGTGCGAGGCCGCCCTTGAGGGCAATGCCGAGAAGGCCCGCGCGATCAACGAAAAACTCATGCCGCTGCACAAAGACCTGTTCTGCGAAGCCAACCCGATTCCGGTGAAGTACGCGCTCGTGGAAATGGGCCTGATGCAACAAGGTATTCGCCTGCCGCTGACCTGGCTGAGCGAAGGTTGTCACGAAAAAGTCCGTACTGCCTTGCGCCAGTCCGGCGTACTGGTTTAATCGAGGAAGTACACCGCATGAAGCGACTGGCTGGTCTTTCCGCCCTTGCCCTGATCATTTCCAGCACCAGCGGTTGCGGGTGGCTGTGGGGCGACGAGGGTTATTTCCGCGACCGCGGCAGCGATTACCTGCAGGCGCAACCGACCGCGCCAATGCAGTTGCCGCCGGACGCTGCCAACGTCAAGCGCCTCGATCCGCTGTTGCCGATCCCGCGTAACGTGGCTGACGACACCGCCACTGGCGAGTACGAAGTACCGCGTCCGCAACCGCTGACGGCCGGTGCCGATATCAGTGATTTCAGCCTGCAGCGCAGCGGCAGCAGCCGTTGGGTACTGGCCCAGCGCTCGCCAGCCGAAGTCTGGCCGGTGACCCACCAGTTCTTCGAGGACAACGGCTTCCGTATCGCCGAAGAGCGCCCGCAGACCGGCGAATTCACCACCACCTGGCAGCGCTTCGATGAGCTCTCGGCGTCGCTCGGCCAGCGCCTGGCCAGCTCCGCCAGCAGCGGCGACAGCGAAGTACGGGTGCGGGTACGCATGGAGCCTGGCGTGCAGCGCAACACCTCCGAGGTGTATGTGGTCAGCGCCGAGCGCCCGGCCGGCAGCACTGCCGAGACCGAGTTCCCGTCCAGCTCCACCAACACCGCTGTCGATGCACTGCTGGTCGACGAAATGCTCGCCAGCATGAACCGTAGCGCCGAGAAGGGTGGTTCGGTCTCGCTGTTGGCCGCGCGTGATTTCGACGCACCAAGCCGCGTCAGCCTGAGCGAAGACGGCAGCGGCAACCCGGTGCTGTACCTGGGTTCTGACCTCGACCGCGCCTGGTCTGGCGTAGGCCGCGCCCTGGAGCAGGGTGAGTGGCGCGTCGAAGACATCAACCGCAGCCTGGGCCTGTACTACATCAACTTGTCCGAGAAACCTGACGACAAGCAGAACCAGCCAGGCTTCTTCAGCCGCCTGTTCGGCAGCGAGCCGACCAAGGAAGAGCGTGAAGAACGCGCCGAGCGTTATCAGGTGCGCCTGAGCAAGGTCGGCGAGAGCGTGCAGGTTACCGTCGAGAAGAACATCAACACCGTGGCCCCGGCCGATGTCGCCCGCCGCGTGCTGAGCGCCATTCAGGACCACCTGGGTTAAGTGCGCTTCGCGGTACTGGGAAGCGGCAGCCAGGGAAACGGCACGCTGATCGCCAGTGGTGACACGTTCATCCTGGTCGATTGCGGGTTCTCCCTGCGCGAAACCGAGCGGCGCCTGGCGCTGCTCGGGGTCTCGGCGGCGCAACTGAGCGCGGTGCTGGTCACCCACGAGCATGCCGATCATGTGCATGGCGTAGGCTTGCTGTCACGGCGCTACAATGTACCGGTCTACCTCAGCCAGGGCACCTTGCGCGGTTTGCGCAAGCCGGTGGAGGTGGCCGGTTTTCTCGGTTGTGGCGACACCCTCAGCATTGGCGCCTTGCAGGTCAGCGCGGCGCGGGTCGAGCATGATGCCTACGAGCCGTTGCAGTACGTGATCAGCGACGGTCGTCGGCGCTTCGGCATGCTGACTGACCTGGGCTGCTACGATGCACGCCTGCTGGAGCGCTACCAGGGCCTGGATGCACTGCTGATCGAGGCCAACCACTGCCGCGACCTGCTTGCTCGCGGCCATTACCCGCATTTCTTGAAATTGCGGGTCGGTGGCAACCAAGGACATTTGAACAACCACCAGGCCGCCAACCTGGTGGCCGAGCTGGGATGGCAGCACCTGCAACACCTGGTGCTGGCGCATCTGAGCAGCAAGAACAACCTGCCACAACTGGCCCGTCAGTGCTTCGTCGACACCTTGGGGTGCGACCCGGACTGGCTCCAGGTGGCGAATCAGGAACACGGGCTCGACTGGCGCGAAATCGCCTAGCCCAACTACTCAAGCAAGCGGAGCCCAATCATGGAAAAACGCGAAGAACTCTACCGCGGCAAGGCCAAATCGGTTTACAAGACCGACGACGCCGACCGCTTGATCCTGCTGTTCCGTAACGACACCTCGGCGTTCGACGGCAAGCGCATCGAACAGCTCGATCGCAAAGGCATGGTGAACAACAAGTTCAACGCCTTCATCATGCAAAAGCTTGAAGAAGCCGGCGTGCCGACCCAGTTCGACAAACTGCTGGGCGACAACGAGTGCCTGGT comes from the Pseudomonas urmiensis genome and includes:
- a CDS encoding sulfurtransferase TusA family protein encodes the protein MIDSLTCDAELDASGLNCPLPLLKAKMELNRLASGAVLKVIATDAGSQRDFSTFARLSGHTLLHETAESGIYTYWLRKA
- a CDS encoding YdgA family protein, producing MKKSVGILSGLAVAIAVAVTAGAWYTGKQLPAQLDSSVSRANQELKKAVAGTGGSMTLELASLEQHFFTSTAHYRLKAKDVWLGEGAPLSFDVGLVDQIEHGPFPWSRVKALKLMPVLATSNSALEKDDFTAAWFAAAGDQPPVTGQVSLGYAGSIDSDIRLAPLKLNEDNGNTLDFSGMQLQLSGDEQGKAVKIHGTAERLEMKLVGDDHPPATFKFEGLKIGGDLASTGHDLVYVGNLDLALAQAQATLGPKQEVLLLKGLEQNNLYSAEGPDTMGGRIEYKVNDISYAGRAVGSGQMVVTVKSLDIPAFQSLAEWYQTKLPEVQEMQQAQAAGQPFPTFDMTEEEKAKVQADLQKILAAKPKLALEQLSFKTANGESRFSLALDFSNPSSFDLPPDQLGKQLVSQLKSQLSLSKPMIGDLATLQALLEGQTDAQAIAQQSSQAGEMVGMMALQSGMATVQGNDVVSNLHYADGMVDFNGKKMTVEEFAMILGAHLAALSPQG
- a CDS encoding M48 family metalloprotease — encoded protein: MNLLRPTLLTLACLLALPGHADDLPSLGDASSAIVSPQQEHELGRAWLSLLRGNVRQLNDPQLKDYVETSVYKLAETSQLQDRRLEFILIDSRELNAFAAPGGIVGVNGGLFLNAQSEGEYASVLAHELAHLSQRHFARGVEAQQRMQLPMMAALLAGIVLAAGGGGDAGIGLIAGTQAAAIQEQRRFSRQNEQEADRIGIQNLEKAGYDPRTMPSMFERLARQYRYGAKPPEFLLTHPVTESRIADTRNRAEQMPKGGVEDSLRYQLIRARVALTYEETPGLAAKRFRDQLDQNPNLDAARYGLALAQIKGGRLNEARENLKPLLAKAPNDITYNLAQVDLDITNNRLADAQQRIEKLRGLYPNNYPLQQARADLLIKQNKPAEAQKVLDDLVKKRPDDPDVWYEVAEVRGLSGNTIGLHRARAEYFTLVGDFDQAVQQLDFAKRRAGSNFPLASQIDARQRQILEQQRMVKDMMR
- the nadA gene encoding quinolinate synthase NadA; protein product: MTQISERLLVQAHLDAKQPNPLTPAQEAEYRAAIAAELKAQNAVLVAHFYCDPVIQALAEETGGCVSDSLEMARFGKNHPADTVIVAGVRFMGETAKILTPEKRILMPTLEATCSLDLGCPVEEFSAFCDKHPERTVVVYANTSAAVKARADWVVTSSCALEIVETLMDNGETIIWGPDQHLGRYIQKKTGADMLLWDGACIVHEEFKSRQLADMKALYPDAAILVHPESPESVIDLADAVGSTSQLIKAAQTLPNKTFIVATDSGIFYKMQQLCPDKEFVAAPTAGNGAACRSCAHCPWMAMNTLERTLDCLQKGTNEIFVDPALIPRAIKPLNRMLDFTQAARLKLSGNA
- a CDS encoding AI-2E family transporter; amino-acid sequence: MFKVLRDWMQRYFSDEEAVVLAVLLVLAFTAVLTLGGMLAPVLAGLVLAFLMQGLVNALERLKVPSRYAVGLVFALFMGALGVFLLVLVPLLWHQLITLFNELPGMLGKWQSLLLLLPERYPHLVSDEQVLRAIESVRDEIGKFGQWALTFSLSSLPLLVNAMIYLVLVPILVFFFLKDRELIARWVSGYLPRERNLLTRVGDEMNRQIANYIRGKGIEILICGIATYIAFISLGLNYAALLALLVGLSVVVPYVGAVVVTVPVTLIALFQWGWGDQFIYLMAVYAIIQALDGNVLVPLLFSEAVSLHPVAIICAVLLFGGLWGFWGIFFAIPLATLFKAVLDAWPKQEPAVAPLL
- a CDS encoding glycosyltransferase family 32 protein; translated protein: MSYQPTFPEYPALGEPFSPEPATQPDTSFSRGQHALLSIIPAAPEQDEDVLLSIKQVFDREQVSLETPQAYADQQIRKYLEQHGIDDDPEDLILATLYLHLVNITPGPWQAQVAHAMTLPQALIGNWQQRGSGSWSDHLGYPMTWSKNGYAVSRLVNLSDGQLADSRSYDGVYRRSSPQVYDAWNQVDLDPRAFLEFVWNAQLQAHYLTHLNRFWTEHESTYHLMLKGNVVHAALLQRDEGSLSAEHSALVLKSMMLHPNTSWENTSYRYFADNPISTHHTIVELRIYGYAASDIMVFGDKRKTDVVLYIPGNSSPLHGFTNTHELRIWLQQQCRDPHKRASLASHFSSADRLDGAFLSGVDTALRGVAAYPRILDQATGLWVPDKIISFGPTLYPYPFTSMRRQIKQRFYADARHDIATQSEYYRKQLAQGLEVTVNVIGAIALALPELAPLVAVLGAGLLAVGVGEISAAKNEQETVEGIGRVAFGLLNALPLIGEASQLARSKVVLSEEQLAATEAVERAQQRQAESAQQVAPEAAPHANWPLIDELKVQRPQLDSLQPELRNRLAQLKASSAVRVAGGGKGTFLDNGKLYVNIRHDVYRVEWLEHEQQLRIRSADDPREWGPFLKATEDGYWDIELRFGLRGGNPSLTMISSPPLPTRVVEGIQRQPLVPRVEVTVPLDDIIEEHTRYYVRMKIQTPGEADIIEDEVPVFYDADAAAWRTLNGDYAWREEPLLQTKVRWKTGTARDFERVRHRLPAENHFIEYRFPDLPQLPQQTTPVKNEIHMIWVGENRLPANLSWNIRENADNAYYRFILHVDGGAPTLAAIRQSLEATSVEVRSLHDQPFFKQFINSSEGDGFNYFRSPDSPARNLAAAADFLRYRLIYEYGGIYMDIDDSLAPVIAKELSAAPHDVLLGSRFRMPWNGDRLINNSHFASHPNNPLLKKLLDTANQRFHLLSEAFKTTPRTIKGAEALNQFMSTISEVCGPKVFDDVLKAHRPDYAKLIEYIMKAANINSDEYKRWLTAALDHYFPLRIGGPVPISTGSAHSWNKL